DNA sequence from the Alkaliphilus metalliredigens QYMF genome:
GATGTAAAGGATATGATGAGGATGCCATTCAGGATGGTCGTATGAAGATACTAGAAGCAATAGAGACCTTCGATTTAGAAAAGGGTGTTCCGTTTTTGGGCTATGTTGCATTAGCTGTACAACACTTTTATCAAAACAGGAGAAGGAAACAGCGAATTCATCTATCCCTGGATTCGCCTATAGGAAATGGAGTTGAAGAAGAAAATGGGACTTGGATTGACCTGATTGTAGATGAGTCAGTAGAGATTGAAGAAGATCTCATTAGAAAAGAGACCCATCAATGGATACATGAAAATATGAGTTGTTTAAGCCAAGGTCAGCAACAGGTGGTGAGGGACTTTTATTTTAATAAACATTCTTTAAAAACAATTGCAGCCAAAAGAGGGGTACATCCCATTACTGTGGCAAAGACAAAGGGGCTGGCATTAAGGAAGTTAAGACGTCAGGCTACGTAAAAACTCATTTTCTCTTGATTTTGTCATTCTGAACACAGTGAAGAATCTTGAATTTTAAACCTTCAAGACCCATTCGCTACGCTCAGGGTGACAATTCTTACGCAGTCTGACGTCTCCTAGAGATGTAATTTCATGAAAAAAGCTAAGGTAACTTCTGGGGATGTAAATAAAGGGTGATTTGGTAGAATTAACAATAGTTTGATTTATCTTAATTGACAGATATAACTATGTCTAATATAATTACACTGGCGTTTACGACAAAAATTGACAAATATTTACCAATTTCTACATTTTATCAAAAGAAGCATCGTCTGTGAATGCAACATTCATAAATTTTATGTAAAGGAGCTTACATTATGGAAAGTACAAAAAACGTAAAAAGAATCAGAAAAGGCTCAATCAAGATGAAGCTAGTTGTGATACCATTAATTGTATCATTATTAGCTGTAGGTGCCATTGGTTTTCTTTCTACACATTTCACTAGAGACAGTATGCTAGAACAGATGAGAGAAGATGGGTTTTATACAGCGGAACGGTTGATAGGAAGGATAGAGGACAATAATGACTCCTTGGAAAGCATGGATGAAGTACTAGAGGATCAAATCAGAGGGGTAGCTAATGTTGTCATGGGAAACAGAGCAATTATCAGCAATGAGTATTTGGTGGAGCTAGCAGCACAATTAGATGTACATAGAATTCACTATTGGTCTACTGATACCATGAAAATCGCATATACTGCAACCGATGGTTTTGTGGGTCTAGATGCCCCAGTGGAACATGTACTACATGATTTTCACGCCAGTGGTGCTGCTGAAATCATGGAAGAAGCAAGACAAAGTGCAGAGACAAATGAATCCTTTAAATTTGGCTATGTAAAAACACCAGATGGGGATGTTATACAGGTGGGGATCTCCGCTGATCGCATCCATGAGCTAACGGAAAACTTAAGTTATCAAAGTTTGGTAGAGGATTTAGCTGACAATGAGAAAGTCGTTTATGCACTCTTTATAGATAGAAACCTAGAGGCCCAGGCCCATAGTAATCGGGAGCGAATCGGAATCGAGCTTGACGATGAAGGTAGTATCGCAGCAGCAGTAAATGGGGAGTCCTACGCTTGGGAGTATTTCTATGAGGCAGCAGATTTGAATGTATATGATGTTTTACTGCCCATTGAGATTGAAGGACAGCATCTGGGTGCCATTAACATCGGATTTTCCATGGCGGAGGTTGATTCAGCAATCAGTAGAAATATAATGATGGTTGCAATTACAGGTATTGTTGCATTTATTATCCTTGGGATGGTACTTTTCACCCTATCTAATGATGCAGTAAAAACATTAAATAAGCTAAAGGATCAAATGGCATTGATGGGTAACGGCGACTTCACTAAGGATGTGTCTCAGGATATCATCAATAAAAATGATGAATTTGGAGAAATTGGCCATGCCATAAAAAGCATGCAAACCACCATCAAAGCAATGATTAGCAACATAGCCAACACCTCCCAGCAGCTGGCGTCTTCCTCGGAGGAGCTAACCGCCACCAGTCAACAGTCTGCCACCGCAGCAGATGAAGTGGCTAAAACAATCGAGGAAATCGCTGGAAGTGCAAATGAGCAAGCAAAGGACACGGAGAATGGTGTTTTAAAAACAGATGAACTCAGTAAGATTATAGAAGAAGATTTAAAGGATATGGAAGAAATAAATAACACCATAGAACAGTTAACCATCCTAAAGGATGATGGGATTGGAATCGTAAAAGAATTAACCAATAAAACAAACAATAGTGATCAAGCCATCAAGACAATTTATCAAAGTACTGTGGATACAAATGAAAGTGCAGAAAGAATTGGAGAAGCCAGCAAAATCATTGAAGGAATTGCAGAGCAAACTAATTTGTTAGCCCTAAATGCGGCTATAGAAGCTGCAAGAGCAGGAGAAGCGGGTAAAGGCTTTGCCGTAGTGGCTGAAGAAATCCGTAAGCTAGCTGAACAATCTACAGTTTCCGTAAATGAGATCGATGAGATGCTGAAAAAGCTACAGAGTAACTCTCAAAGTGCTGTAAATGTGATGGAGACCGTGCTATCTACCATTAAAGAGCAAGTAGAGAGTGTTTCCATGACAGAGGGTAAGTTTGACGGGATTGCTGAGCAAGTAGAGCGTGTCAGAGCAGTTGTGAAGAAGTCAACGGACTCCGTCAACGTAATGAACCTCACAAAGGATGAATTGGCAAATATCATGCAGAGCTTGGCCGCCGTTGCAGAGGAAAATGCAGCGGGAACAGAGGAAGCCTCTGCTTCAGTGGAGGAGCAAACAGCCTCTATGGAAGAAATAGCTAGTTCAAGCGAGTCATTGGCTCGATTGGCAGAAGATATGCAAGAGAGTATTAGTAAATTTAATTATTAAAAAACAAAGAGATTCTTAGGATTCACAGGAATAAGCTTATTTCCTTTTGCAACTTGCAAAAGAAGTAAGCTTTTCTTCTGTTTTAAATCCCATTGAAAGGCTTATTAGAACAAAGATAAGAGGTCCTCAATAAAAAAATTCAAAAATCAATGCTAACTTTTCCTTTCTTACGACAGTTACTAAGTAAGAAGGGAGGTGAGCAGGATGCCAATCAATATTATGAATGAAACCTCAAGAGTAAGACTTCGTTTTGTAGATCGAATTGATGAAGAGGGGAGAGAACGATTAGTCACAAGAACCTACAGCAATGTGAAGCCTGAGGCTGCCGATGAAGCTCTCTACAATGCTTCAGCAACCATTGTGGGACTTCAAAGCAAGCCACTGAAAACCATCATTCGAGCAGATGAAAAGGAGTTAGTGGAGTAATCTATCCTTAGGATAGAAATAAGGAGGTGAACTAGATGAATCAGGTATTAGCGTTATCCTTTATGAAGGGTGATGGCACAAAGCTAAGAATGACAGTGCCACATCCAAGGGAAGATGTAACAGGGGCAGAAGTGAAAACTGCCATGGATGAAATCATCGCAAGTGATGTCTTTGCTCCCGGTGGAATTGCCTTGACTGGTGTTGATGAAGCGAGAATTATTTCAACCCAGGAGGATGTATTGGAGTTAGTATAATTAGGAGCCGAGGGAGATTTTCCTCGGCTTTTACATTGTTGTAGAGGGGGTGAGAAAAAATGAATGATGTATTCGGTCATGTGGCCAACCTGGGATTCCCCATCGTTGTGTCGGTGTATTTATTGGTGCAAATCGAGGAGAAACTAGAAGGACTTACCGTGAGTATTCATGAATTAGCCAAGTCTATTGAGCGATTAACAATGAAAAGACCCGAGGGATTGTGATATAATGGAAGGCAAGAATGCGTGTAACAGGAGGAAGTGCTGTGGTTGAGCTAGAAGGACAGTTAGTGGAAATCATTTTTCAAAATGAATCCAATGGATATATGGTAGGGATTTTAGAGGCAAAAGAAGAGATCGCCACAATTGTAGGCTGTTTGCCTGCCATTAAAGAAGGAGAACAATTGGCTGTAAAGGGGAAATGGGCGGTGCATCCTGTCTACGGCAGACAGCTAGAGGTAGGGGAATACCGTCCCATTCAACCCTCCACAAAGGAAGGGATCTTAAATTACTTATCCTCAGGAGTCATCAAAGGCGTGGGAAAAAAGATGGCGGAGCGAATTGTGGATCTATTTGGAATGGATTCTTTGGAGGTGATTCAATATGCCCCAGAACGATTGAGGGAGGTAGAGGGTATTGGGCGAGCTAAGGCGGAGACCATCACCGAGACCTTTAGGGATCAAAAGGAGCTCAGGGAAATCATTCTCTTTCTTTCGGAGTATCATATCACCCCTAATTATGCAGTAAAGATACATAAAAA
Encoded proteins:
- a CDS encoding RNA polymerase sigma factor, which produces MNQDFEARVLEAKAGNRQAKEWIVFKLNPLVISHSGRYGGCKGYDEDAIQDGRMKILEAIETFDLEKGVPFLGYVALAVQHFYQNRRRKQRIHLSLDSPIGNGVEEENGTWIDLIVDESVEIEEDLIRKETHQWIHENMSCLSQGQQQVVRDFYFNKHSLKTIAAKRGVHPITVAKTKGLALRKLRRQAT
- a CDS encoding methyl-accepting chemotaxis protein, with amino-acid sequence MESTKNVKRIRKGSIKMKLVVIPLIVSLLAVGAIGFLSTHFTRDSMLEQMREDGFYTAERLIGRIEDNNDSLESMDEVLEDQIRGVANVVMGNRAIISNEYLVELAAQLDVHRIHYWSTDTMKIAYTATDGFVGLDAPVEHVLHDFHASGAAEIMEEARQSAETNESFKFGYVKTPDGDVIQVGISADRIHELTENLSYQSLVEDLADNEKVVYALFIDRNLEAQAHSNRERIGIELDDEGSIAAAVNGESYAWEYFYEAADLNVYDVLLPIEIEGQHLGAINIGFSMAEVDSAISRNIMMVAITGIVAFIILGMVLFTLSNDAVKTLNKLKDQMALMGNGDFTKDVSQDIINKNDEFGEIGHAIKSMQTTIKAMISNIANTSQQLASSSEELTATSQQSATAADEVAKTIEEIAGSANEQAKDTENGVLKTDELSKIIEEDLKDMEEINNTIEQLTILKDDGIGIVKELTNKTNNSDQAIKTIYQSTVDTNESAERIGEASKIIEGIAEQTNLLALNAAIEAARAGEAGKGFAVVAEEIRKLAEQSTVSVNEIDEMLKKLQSNSQSAVNVMETVLSTIKEQVESVSMTEGKFDGIAEQVERVRAVVKKSTDSVNVMNLTKDELANIMQSLAAVAEENAAGTEEASASVEEQTASMEEIASSSESLARLAEDMQESISKFNY
- a CDS encoding DUF1659 domain-containing protein, whose protein sequence is MPINIMNETSRVRLRFVDRIDEEGRERLVTRTYSNVKPEAADEALYNASATIVGLQSKPLKTIIRADEKELVE
- a CDS encoding DUF2922 domain-containing protein, which codes for MNQVLALSFMKGDGTKLRMTVPHPREDVTGAEVKTAMDEIIASDVFAPGGIALTGVDEARIISTQEDVLELV
- a CDS encoding YvrJ family protein, whose amino-acid sequence is MNDVFGHVANLGFPIVVSVYLLVQIEEKLEGLTVSIHELAKSIERLTMKRPEGL